Proteins from a genomic interval of Pseudomonas sp. RC10:
- a CDS encoding AraC family transcriptional regulator: protein MDALSEFFDRIHMNGRLFYAGTVFDTLDINKPDGTAFIHIVERGDLALIRPGHPRIELDGPTVLLCPSTCRYKLQPTTEQGADILCATFEFGVSMGRSFPLGVTDTLVFPFKDIEPLVPVITALLAEFRVQGAGHRKGLSVLFEYIFIVLVRRAMEDGMIARGGLSAILDPHLGAAINAIHLNPEQDWNLRQLAELACMSRSKFSAQFLKVVGVSPIAYLTAWRMKLARDLMKQGVKLKVIAASVGYSSQAALSKAFVQEMGLPPGEWLKRQD, encoded by the coding sequence ATGGACGCGCTATCCGAGTTTTTCGACCGAATCCACATGAACGGACGGCTGTTCTACGCCGGGACGGTGTTCGATACCCTCGACATCAACAAGCCCGACGGCACGGCGTTCATTCACATCGTCGAACGCGGCGACCTGGCGTTGATTCGCCCCGGTCATCCGCGCATCGAACTGGACGGCCCCACCGTTCTGCTGTGTCCGAGCACCTGCCGTTACAAACTGCAACCGACCACCGAGCAGGGCGCCGATATCCTCTGCGCCACCTTCGAGTTCGGCGTCAGCATGGGCCGCTCGTTTCCGCTGGGCGTCACCGACACGCTGGTGTTTCCGTTCAAGGACATTGAGCCGCTGGTGCCAGTGATCACGGCGCTGTTGGCCGAATTTCGCGTCCAAGGTGCCGGACATCGCAAGGGCCTGAGCGTGCTCTTCGAATACATCTTCATCGTGCTGGTGCGGCGGGCGATGGAGGACGGGATGATTGCGCGGGGCGGGCTGAGCGCGATCCTCGACCCGCATTTGGGCGCTGCGATCAACGCGATTCACCTGAACCCGGAGCAGGACTGGAACCTCAGGCAACTGGCCGAGCTGGCGTGCATGTCCCGCAGCAAATTCTCGGCGCAGTTCCTCAAGGTGGTCGGCGTGTCACCTATCGCCTACCTCACGGCGTGGCGGATGAAGCTGGCGCGGGACCTGATGAAGCAAGGCGTGAAACTCAAGGTGATTGCCGCGTCGGTGGGCTACAGCTCCCAGGCGGCGCTCAGCAAAGCGTTCGTTCAGGAAATGGGCCTGCCGCCTGGGGAATGGCTCAAACGGCAGGACTGA
- a CDS encoding glycerate kinase, with product MNIVIAPDSFKDSLSAQGVAQAIASGLREVWPDARLVECPMADGGEGTIEAVLAACGGQWMTTDATGPLGASTQAQWGWLPDTRTAIIEMAMASGLQMLTLKQRDATVTTTYGTGELIAAALDAGAQRVILAIGGSATNDAGTGMLSALGARFLDEEGKPLPPGGLALSQVAQIDLGGLDARLKDVQFEVAADVNNPLCGPNGASHIFGPQKGASPEQVLALDAALGHFAEVSARVLGKDDSEYPGTGAAGGMGFAAKAYLNASFRPGVEVVADLTGLADALQGADLVITGEGRFDAQTLRGKTPFGVAKIAQRHGVPVIVLAGTLGEGYADLYEHGISAAFALASGPMTLEQACDNAASLLHDRARDLARMWRLAAQ from the coding sequence ATGAACATCGTCATCGCCCCGGATTCCTTCAAGGACAGCCTCAGCGCCCAAGGTGTTGCCCAGGCCATTGCCAGCGGCTTGCGTGAGGTGTGGCCGGACGCGCGGCTGGTCGAATGCCCAATGGCCGATGGCGGCGAAGGCACCATCGAAGCGGTGTTGGCGGCGTGTGGCGGGCAATGGATGACCACCGACGCAACAGGACCGTTGGGCGCATCGACCCAGGCGCAGTGGGGATGGTTGCCTGATACCCGTACCGCGATCATCGAAATGGCGATGGCCAGCGGCTTGCAGATGCTGACCCTGAAACAGCGCGATGCCACGGTCACGACGACGTACGGCACCGGCGAACTGATCGCCGCCGCGTTGGACGCCGGTGCGCAGCGCGTGATTCTGGCCATCGGCGGCAGTGCCACCAACGATGCGGGCACCGGCATGCTGTCGGCGTTGGGTGCGCGCTTTCTCGATGAAGAGGGCAAGCCGCTGCCCCCCGGCGGTCTGGCGCTGAGCCAGGTCGCGCAGATTGATCTGGGTGGCCTGGATGCGCGTCTCAAGGACGTGCAGTTCGAAGTCGCCGCCGACGTCAACAACCCACTCTGCGGACCCAACGGCGCCTCACATATTTTCGGGCCACAGAAAGGCGCTTCGCCGGAGCAGGTGCTGGCATTGGACGCAGCGTTGGGCCACTTCGCCGAAGTCTCGGCCCGCGTGCTGGGCAAGGATGACAGCGAGTACCCTGGCACTGGCGCGGCAGGGGGAATGGGCTTCGCCGCCAAAGCCTACCTGAACGCCTCGTTTCGGCCGGGTGTGGAAGTGGTCGCTGACCTGACCGGTCTGGCCGACGCCCTTCAGGGCGCCGATCTGGTGATCACCGGGGAAGGGCGCTTCGATGCCCAGACCCTGCGCGGCAAGACGCCGTTCGGTGTCGCGAAAATCGCTCAGCGCCATGGCGTGCCGGTGATCGTGCTCGCGGGCACCTTGGGCGAGGGCTACGCGGACCTTTACGAACACGGCATCAGCGCGGCGTTTGCCTTGGCCAGCGGGCCGATGACGCTGGAGCAGGCCTGCGACAACGCCGCGTCCCTGCTGCACGACCGGGCACGAGATCTGGCGCGGATGTGGCGCCTCGCCGCGCAGTGA
- a CDS encoding DUF2790 domain-containing protein — MKTTLIALTLTVLSSVALTAHADMKNMPQVQEYTYGTKLDIAEVTKTPNLNFCGVRPVDLGYVDHMGKAHTLRYETSGNTCLGDN, encoded by the coding sequence ATGAAAACCACACTGATCGCCCTGACCCTGACCGTGTTGAGCAGCGTTGCCCTGACCGCCCACGCTGACATGAAGAACATGCCGCAGGTGCAGGAATACACCTACGGCACCAAGCTCGACATCGCCGAAGTCACCAAGACCCCGAACCTGAATTTCTGCGGCGTGCGTCCGGTGGACCTGGGCTACGTCGATCACATGGGCAAGGCCCACACCCTGCGTTATGAAACCAGCGGCAACACGTGCCTGGGCGACAACTGA
- a CDS encoding cysteine hydrolase — protein MSTDSNVNSLYRDPENGVLPKVDFSLDLTRAALVVIDPQVDFLSEKGVTWSLVGNSVTENGVVGHLEQLFAASKQAGIAVVISPHYYYPCDHTWEHGGPLEKMMHDVGMFDRTSPLDLTGFDGSGADFMPQYKPYILDGKTIICSPHKIYGPQTNDLTLQLRKQGVSQVILAGMAANLCVESHLRDLVEQGFEVVVVRDATAAPQVPEGDGYQAALINYRFIAHGLWTTAQVLEQLQSR, from the coding sequence ATGAGCACTGATTCGAACGTCAATTCCCTCTACCGTGACCCCGAAAACGGTGTGTTGCCGAAGGTCGATTTTTCCCTGGACCTCACGCGTGCCGCGCTGGTGGTGATCGATCCGCAGGTCGATTTCTTGAGCGAAAAAGGCGTGACCTGGTCGTTGGTGGGCAACAGCGTCACCGAGAATGGCGTGGTCGGCCACCTGGAGCAGTTATTCGCGGCGTCCAAACAGGCCGGGATCGCGGTGGTCATTTCCCCTCATTATTACTACCCCTGTGACCACACTTGGGAGCATGGCGGACCGCTGGAAAAAATGATGCACGACGTTGGCATGTTCGACCGGACTTCGCCGCTGGACCTGACTGGCTTCGACGGCTCCGGCGCTGACTTCATGCCGCAGTACAAACCGTACATTCTCGACGGCAAAACCATCATCTGCTCGCCGCACAAAATCTACGGCCCGCAGACCAACGACCTGACTCTGCAACTGCGCAAACAAGGGGTCTCGCAGGTGATTCTGGCGGGGATGGCGGCGAACCTGTGCGTCGAATCGCACCTGCGTGATCTGGTGGAGCAAGGCTTCGAAGTGGTCGTGGTGCGCGACGCGACGGCCGCGCCGCAGGTGCCGGAAGGTGACGGGTATCAGGCGGCGTTGATCAACTACCGGTTCATTGCGCATGGGTTGTGGACCACGGCGCAGGTGTTGGAGCAGTTGCAGAGCCGGTGA
- a CDS encoding sugar diacid recognition domain-containing protein produces MFALDHALAQDIVDRAMAILPCNVNVMDYLGIIIGSGEAERLYTRHEGAQLVLANRRVVEIDAHTARQLDGVRPGVNLPLMLDQKLVGVLGITGEPDQVRVYAELVKMTAEMLMEHRRQQADQQWRHQRSEDLLARLLLGDSTGHLVDEAEQLGLQPQLPRQAVLIELPDGAGYAGPLAAWLNGRYANSWCVSCEPSLVYWCRAAGKDRDDALLLEQFDEQGWPVSRMATVEPSSDLTSLRHACTAARDLLDYARHVQPQHRLLRLANHRLAVLFWRNRHDWLAEEIAEPVLRLQGNGQLLDTLRAWFDYSGESQACADALGIHRNSLRYRLEKIAEVSGCDPYRTDELLRLYLGMQMVPR; encoded by the coding sequence ATGTTCGCCCTTGATCACGCGCTGGCCCAGGACATCGTTGATCGGGCGATGGCGATTTTGCCTTGCAACGTCAATGTGATGGATTACCTCGGCATCATCATCGGCAGCGGTGAGGCGGAGCGGTTGTACACGCGGCATGAGGGCGCGCAGTTGGTGCTGGCCAATCGTCGGGTGGTGGAAATCGATGCGCACACGGCCAGGCAATTGGACGGGGTGCGGCCGGGGGTGAACCTGCCGTTGATGCTGGACCAGAAGCTGGTGGGGGTGCTGGGCATCACGGGGGAGCCGGATCAGGTGCGGGTCTATGCCGAGCTGGTGAAGATGACGGCGGAAATGCTCATGGAGCACCGTCGTCAGCAGGCCGACCAGCAGTGGCGGCATCAGCGCAGTGAGGATTTGCTGGCTCGGCTCTTGTTGGGGGACAGCACCGGGCATCTGGTGGATGAAGCGGAGCAATTGGGTTTGCAGCCGCAATTGCCGCGTCAGGCGGTGTTGATCGAACTGCCTGACGGTGCGGGCTATGCGGGGCCATTGGCGGCCTGGTTGAACGGACGTTACGCCAACAGTTGGTGTGTGTCGTGCGAGCCGAGCCTGGTGTATTGGTGTCGTGCGGCGGGCAAGGATCGCGATGATGCCTTGCTGCTGGAGCAGTTCGACGAGCAGGGTTGGCCGGTGTCGCGCATGGCCACGGTCGAGCCGTCGTCAGACCTGACCTCTTTACGCCACGCCTGCACGGCCGCCCGCGATCTGCTGGATTACGCCCGTCACGTTCAACCGCAACACCGGCTGTTGAGGTTGGCGAATCATCGGCTGGCGGTGCTGTTCTGGCGCAATCGCCATGACTGGCTGGCCGAGGAAATCGCCGAACCGGTGCTGCGTTTGCAGGGTAACGGCCAACTGCTCGACACCCTCCGCGCCTGGTTCGATTACAGCGGCGAAAGCCAGGCCTGCGCCGATGCTTTGGGAATTCATCGCAACAGCCTGCGCTATCGGCTGGAGAAAATTGCCGAGGTGAGCGGGTGTGACCCGTACCGGACCGATGAGTTGTTGAGGTTGTACCTGGGGATGCAGATGGTCCCGCGCTAA
- a CDS encoding MFS transporter, with product MPHPSPRMTLLTASGVCSLIVLDTNIVAVTLPSIARDLGAGFADIEWVVSAYMLAFAALLLPAGSLADRFGRKKMLLTGLVLFILASVGCGAAPSIVFLDIARAIKGVGAALLLTSALATIGHVFHDEVERAKAWAFWGACMGVAMTAAPTVGGLIAELVGWRWIFYLNLPVGLLLLAMVSRNIGESRNEQSARLDPIGSLFFSASLLSLIWGLIEANRIGWDNPLTFARLTGGALLLGLFVVAERLQRRPMVDFQLFRHPRFIGALLGMFAYAGCAQVMMTLLPFYLQNGLGFSAISSGLGMLPFAITMLLLPRLGPKLARHLSPAAMMALGLTLVSTGNLLCAWATTLGGYPAFALAMAVTGAGAGLLNGDTQKNIMACVPRERTGMASGMSTTMRFSAIMLAVGVYGALLASHTLKALNLSLRNLAPEWLDQAEYIASRVVAGDMSAALQAVDTGPRAVVQLLAQQAFVTGFGSVLWVAGCVGLVGAVLVGTLMRKPIPALQLNPA from the coding sequence ATGCCTCATCCCAGCCCCCGCATGACGCTGCTCACCGCTTCCGGCGTGTGCTCGCTGATCGTGCTCGACACCAACATCGTGGCCGTGACCCTGCCGAGTATCGCCCGGGACCTGGGCGCGGGGTTCGCCGACATTGAATGGGTCGTCAGCGCTTACATGCTGGCGTTCGCCGCGTTGCTGCTGCCTGCAGGCAGTCTGGCGGACCGCTTCGGACGCAAGAAAATGCTGCTCACAGGCCTGGTGCTGTTCATTCTGGCCTCGGTGGGCTGTGGCGCCGCGCCGAGCATCGTGTTTCTCGACATCGCCCGGGCGATCAAGGGCGTGGGGGCCGCGCTGCTGTTGACCTCGGCGCTGGCCACCATCGGCCACGTGTTTCACGACGAAGTCGAACGGGCCAAGGCCTGGGCGTTCTGGGGCGCGTGCATGGGGGTGGCGATGACGGCTGCGCCCACCGTCGGCGGTTTGATCGCGGAGCTGGTGGGCTGGCGCTGGATTTTTTACCTCAACCTGCCGGTCGGTCTGCTGTTGCTGGCGATGGTGTCGCGCAACATCGGCGAGTCGCGTAATGAGCAGTCCGCCCGTCTGGACCCCATCGGCAGCCTGTTTTTCAGTGCCAGCCTGTTGAGCCTGATCTGGGGATTGATCGAAGCCAACCGCATCGGTTGGGACAACCCGTTGACCTTCGCCCGCCTGACTGGGGGCGCATTGTTACTGGGCCTGTTTGTGGTCGCGGAGCGCTTGCAGCGTCGGCCCATGGTGGATTTTCAGTTGTTCAGACACCCGCGCTTCATCGGCGCGTTGCTGGGCATGTTCGCCTACGCCGGGTGCGCTCAGGTGATGATGACGCTGCTGCCGTTCTATCTGCAAAACGGCCTCGGTTTCAGCGCCATCAGCTCGGGGCTGGGCATGTTGCCGTTTGCGATCACCATGTTGCTGCTCCCTCGGCTGGGGCCAAAACTGGCTCGGCACCTGTCGCCTGCCGCGATGATGGCGTTGGGGCTGACACTGGTCAGCACCGGCAACCTGCTGTGCGCCTGGGCCACCACGCTAGGGGGTTATCCGGCCTTCGCGCTGGCCATGGCGGTGACCGGCGCTGGCGCCGGACTGCTGAACGGTGACACCCAGAAAAACATCATGGCTTGCGTGCCTCGGGAGCGCACCGGCATGGCGTCGGGCATGAGCACCACCATGCGTTTCAGCGCGATCATGCTGGCAGTGGGTGTCTACGGCGCGCTGCTCGCCAGCCACACGTTGAAGGCGTTGAACCTGAGCCTGCGCAATCTCGCGCCGGAATGGCTCGATCAGGCCGAATACATCGCGTCCCGCGTAGTGGCCGGTGACATGAGCGCCGCGTTGCAAGCTGTCGACACGGGCCCCCGCGCCGTGGTGCAACTCTTGGCGCAGCAGGCGTTCGTGACGGGGTTCGGCTCGGTGTTGTGGGTCGCCGGGTGCGTCGGTCTGGTGGGCGCGGTGTTGGTGGGTACCCTGATGCGCAAACCCATCCCGGCCCTGCAACTCAATCCCGCCTGA
- a CDS encoding helix-turn-helix transcriptional regulator: protein MSAPTSNVQIINGPDGKPAFVVIPYHEYVSQHGDSDLIPHEVVSLMVDGATPIRAWREYLDLTQEEVASRLGISQSAFAQQESVARPRKVTREKIARAFGIRPDQLDI, encoded by the coding sequence ATGAGCGCACCTACTAGTAACGTCCAAATTATCAATGGCCCTGACGGCAAGCCGGCGTTTGTGGTCATCCCCTACCATGAATATGTGAGTCAGCACGGCGACAGCGATCTGATCCCTCACGAAGTCGTCAGCTTGATGGTCGACGGTGCAACGCCGATTCGGGCATGGCGCGAGTACCTTGACCTTACCCAGGAAGAGGTCGCCAGCCGCCTGGGCATTTCTCAATCGGCTTTCGCTCAACAGGAGTCCGTGGCGCGCCCCCGCAAGGTAACGCGTGAAAAAATTGCCCGCGCATTCGGCATTCGTCCGGATCAGCTCGATATCTGA
- a CDS encoding GGDEF domain-containing protein — protein MLLNDPVTLLLIIIPFGLMTTLMLCLSYVGTSRHRAPLHWWIAGDLVLAAYRAVDLMQPGVIPQGPDWLGILTPETAFIANTAGLLLAIGCHTLALHQLAERAHGVAWHLRMLLTPVLLYGIGASVLLRNDYMLSWFFLFCVLTIGVQFYVTLPLRTRFRGAWALLAGHVALLIFHAHSAITLAVDPPPPLTFDEPDMFSLPALAMDFMVSFLFTLSFALMLQEQLRQQVVQLSITDTLTGALNRRGAVASILHQERRQKGPQRYPLAVAMIDLDNFKRINDQYGHAMGDSALQAFASTVTRLMRKEDVFVRWGGEEFLLVFPGTDVQQAQMFMKRLRDALDPPTGESTLPFPIGFSAGLAQTSTLNSREDFEALLRSVDKALYRAKQVRGRVEVVEAMDL, from the coding sequence ATGCTTCTGAACGATCCCGTCACCCTGCTGTTGATCATCATCCCGTTCGGACTCATGACCACGCTGATGCTGTGCCTGTCCTACGTCGGCACCAGCCGTCACCGCGCGCCGCTGCACTGGTGGATTGCCGGGGATCTGGTGCTGGCGGCCTATCGCGCGGTCGACCTGATGCAACCCGGGGTCATTCCCCAAGGCCCCGACTGGCTGGGCATTCTCACGCCAGAAACCGCCTTTATCGCCAACACTGCAGGGCTGTTGCTGGCCATCGGTTGCCACACCCTGGCGCTGCATCAACTGGCCGAACGTGCCCACGGTGTCGCGTGGCACCTGCGAATGCTGCTCACGCCGGTGTTGCTGTACGGCATCGGCGCCAGCGTACTGCTGCGCAACGATTACATGCTGTCGTGGTTTTTCCTGTTTTGCGTGCTGACCATCGGCGTGCAGTTCTACGTGACCTTGCCGTTGAGAACACGCTTTCGTGGGGCCTGGGCATTGCTTGCCGGGCACGTCGCGCTGCTGATCTTTCATGCCCATTCCGCGATTACGCTGGCCGTCGATCCCCCGCCGCCCTTGACCTTCGATGAACCGGACATGTTCTCGCTGCCTGCGCTGGCGATGGATTTCATGGTCTCGTTCCTGTTTACGCTGAGCTTCGCCCTGATGTTGCAGGAGCAATTGCGCCAGCAGGTCGTGCAATTGAGCATCACCGACACCCTGACCGGCGCCCTGAACCGACGCGGCGCGGTGGCGAGCATTCTTCATCAGGAGCGTCGTCAGAAAGGGCCGCAACGCTACCCACTGGCCGTGGCGATGATCGATCTGGACAACTTCAAGCGCATCAACGACCAGTACGGGCATGCAATGGGGGATTCGGCCCTGCAAGCCTTCGCCAGCACCGTGACCCGATTGATGCGCAAAGAGGACGTGTTCGTGCGTTGGGGCGGCGAGGAGTTTTTGTTGGTGTTTCCCGGCACCGATGTGCAACAGGCGCAGATGTTCATGAAGCGTTTGCGCGATGCGCTGGACCCGCCGACGGGAGAATCGACGCTGCCGTTTCCGATTGGCTTCAGCGCAGGACTGGCTCAGACCTCGACGTTGAACAGCCGGGAAGATTTCGAAGCCCTGTTGCGCTCGGTGGACAAGGCGCTGTACAGGGCCAAGCAGGTGCGCGGGCGGGTTGAGGTGGTCGAGGCAATGGATTTGTGA